From Daucus carota subsp. sativus chromosome 6, DH1 v3.0, whole genome shotgun sequence, the proteins below share one genomic window:
- the LOC108225556 gene encoding cysteine proteinase COT44-like, producing the protein MSVPIKSTVLLILVFASVSYAADVSIIKYKNNNKNTNSLVIRKPKWRTDEEVMDMFDWWLKKHCKSYNSNGLEIEKEKRFEIFKDNLKFIDEHNLGNHSYRVGLNQFADLSNEEYRSMYLGTRTDAKRRFVKSQNGVFSQRYAARNGDEGILPESVDWRKRGAVTPIKNQGSCGSCWAFSTVAAVEGINKIVTGELISLSEQELVDCDKSYNLGCNGGLMDYAFEFIIANGGMDTEAHYPYRGVDSKCDPARKNSKVVSIDGYEDLPPNNEKALKRAVAHQPVSVAIEASSRALQLYSSGIFTGTCGTALDHGVVVVGYGKEDGLDYWILRNSWGKNWGENGYFKIERNTAHTLEGKCGIAMQPSYPTKTLRNQTTSDRAEARAGQLISST; encoded by the exons ATGTCTGTACCGATAAAAAGCACCGTTCTGTTGATCTTGGTGTTTGCTTCTGTGTCATATGCGGCAGATGTTTCAATCATCAAGTACaagaataataataagaataccAACAGCCTTGTGATTCGGAAGCCGAAATGGAGGACTGATGAGGAGGTGATGGATATGTTCGACTGGTGGCTGAAAAAGCATTGTAAATCATATAATAGTAATGGTCTAGAAATTGAGAAAGAAAAGAGGTTTGAGATATTTAAAGATAATTTGAAGTTTATTGATGAACATAATTTGGGGAATCATAGTTATAGGGTGGGTTTGAACCAGTTTGCTGATTTGAGCAATGAGGAGTACAGGTCTATGTACTTGGGTACCAGGACGGATGCTAAGCGAAGGTTTGTCAAGTCACAGAATGGCGTTTTCAGTCAGCGGTATGCTGCCAGGAATGGTGATGAAGGCATTTTGCCAGAATCTGTGGATTGGAGGAAGAGAGGTGCTGTTACTCCTATCAAAAATCAAGGAAGCTGCG GGAGTTGCTGGGCATTTTCGACAGTGGCAGCAGTAGAAGGTATTAACAAAATAGTAACTGGGGAGCTTATTTCATTATCCGAGCAAGAACTGGTGGATTGTGACAAGTCTTATAACCTTGGGTGCAATGGAGGTCTGATGGATTATGCTTTCGAATTCATCATTGCTAACGGTGGCATGGACACAGAAGCACACTACCCTTACCGCGGGGTGGACTCTAAGTGTGATCCAGCTCGG AAGAATTCAAAGGTTGTAAGTATAGATGGATACGAGGATCTTCCACCCAATAACGAGAAAGCATTGAAAAGGGCTGTAGCACATCAACCTGTCAGCGTTGCTATTGAAGCCTCCAGCAGGGCGCTGCAGCTCTATTCCTCT GGCATATTTACTGGAACCTGTGGTACTGCATTAGACCACGGTGTGGTGGTTGTTGGTTATGGCAAAGAAGATGGATTGGACTACTGGATCTTGAGGAACTCATGGGGCAAGAATTGGGGTGAAAATGGATACTTTAAAATAGAACGTAATACTGCTCATACATTGGAAGGCAAGTGTGGGATCGCGATGCAGCCTTCTTACCCTACCAAGACGCTGCGAAACCAAACTACATCTGACAGGGCTGAAGCAAGAGCAGGACAATTGATCAGCAGCACCTAG